The window GAGAGGACGGCCGGCGGCACGTCGAGCCTGCGGGCCCGCCTGCCCGAGCCGGCGACGCGCGGACAGACGCAGGATAAGGACCACCCCATGCTTGACCATCCCGTTCCAGCCCTGAACGAAGACGCGGAAGGCGAACTGCTGTCGCCGCCGCTCGGCGAATCCGTGATGTCGGCCTTCGAAACGCTGGCCGCGACCGTGGTGCTGCAGAACACGCCGATGCTCGAGCGCGTGATGCGCGACCTCCTCCGGCCCATGCTCAAGACGTGGCTCGACGACAACCTCCCGGGGCTGGTGGAGCGCCTGGTCCGGGCCGAGATCGAGCGGGTGGCGCGCGGCAGCCGCGGCTGACCCGCCGATTCGACCGAACGCGACGGTGCAGGAGACGGCCCCCGCCCGCGGGGGCCGTTTCGCGTTGAAGAACTCTTGAGCATCGCCGTCGGAATCCTGGCAACGGGCCGCGTGATTGCTTCGGCGTTGCGGATCTACATCGATTCGCGACCTAGACGTTGCAGCCGGGCAACAATCCCACTTCATCCCGATCCGGCCCGATGGGTGCAGCTTGGACGCCGCTATTCAGCCATAAACCGACCGCTACTCTCCCCCATCGAGAGTTGATCGCCGCTCCGAAGGCGAGATGAACGGGAGATGACCGCCGGGCGACCGTCGCGGCCGTCTCCCGCGTGTCCGGGCCGCGCAGGGCTCCGGCATGACGGTCGAGGGAAACCGGGTTCCATGGGGGCATGCCGCAGTCTTCTCGGTCGAAGCCGCGTCGCCAAGGGCGCTGCCGCGCGCCGCGGCGCCGAGCGTTCTCGCGGTTGAGCCCCCGATCCATGTCGCTCGTCCACCGGACCGCGGTCCTCCTGGCCCTCGCGCTGCCCTGCTGGGCCCCGGCGGCCTCGGCCTTCGACGGGGCTGACGGCCTCCCGCAGGACGCCAAGGCGTCCGGCGCCCTGTCCCTGTTCAAGAGCTCGTCCCAGGCCCTCCGGCTCGGCATGGATGGCTACCGCTCGGGCAACTACAAGACCTCGGTCGAAGCCTTCGAATATGCCGCCGCCAACGGCAACCCGCTCGCGCGCTGGAAGCTCGGGCGCATGTACGCGGCCGGCGACGGCGTCCCGCAGGACGACGACAAGGCTTACCGCTATTATTCGCAGATCGTGAACACCTACGACGAGGACGACGGGGACCGCCGCGACCTGTCGGCCGTGTCGGACGCCTTCGTGGCCGTCGGCGTCTACAGCCTCAACGGCCTGCCGAAGACCGGCGTGAAGGCCGACCCGGAGCGGGCGCTCGAGATGTTCCAGTATGCGGCGCTGAACTTCGGCAACGCCGACGCCCAGTACAACCTCGCCCGCCTCTACCTCGACGGCGCGGACGGCGCCGTGGCGAAGGACTCCCGGCAGGCCGTGCGCTGGCTGGCCCTGGCGGCCGACAAGGGGCACCTGCAGGCGCAGGCGCTGCTGGGCCACATGCTGTTCAGCGGCTTCGACGGCATGCCGCCGCAGCGGGCCAGGGGCCTGATGTGGCTCACGATGGCGCGCGACGCGGCCGTGCTGGGCAAAGACCCGAAGGACGCCTGGATCGTCGACCTCTACGCCAAGACGGCCGCCTCGGCCACCGACAGCGACCGGCAGGTGGCCTCACTGTACCTCGACGAGCACCACAAGCGGAACTGAGCGGGGAGGCGCCGGCGTCTCGCGGCGCGGCTATTCGGCCGCCGCCTCGAACAGCGTCGTCAGGGCCAGCCACTCGTCCTCCGCGGTCTCCAGCGCCCGGGCGAGCTCCTTGCGCTGGCCCGCGAGCTGCCCGGCCTTGTTCTTGTCCCGCGAATAGGCGTTGGGGTCGACCAGCGCGGCGTCGATCCGCTCCATCAGCCCCGTGAGCTTGGCGATCCTCTCCTCCAGCGCCGCGATCTGCTTCTTGGTCTGCGCCGCGAGCTTGGCCGGGGAGGGGGAGCGGTCGGGCGCCGCCTCCTTCTCGGCCTTGGGCTTGCGGGCCGCCGCGGACCCCGAGGCGCGGCTAAGCACCAGCGCCTTGTAGTCGTCCATGTCGCCGTCGAAGGCCTTCACGGTGCCGCCGTCCACCAGCCACAGCCGGTCCGCGCAGGCGTCGATCAGGTAGCGGTCGTGGGAGATGATGACGATCGCGCCCTCGTAGTCGTTGATGGCCTCGATCAGGGCCGCGCGGCTGTCGATGTCGAGGTGGTTGGTGGGCTCGTCGAGGATCAGGAGGTGCGGCCCGTCGAAGGCCGCGAGCCCCATCATCAGCCGCGCCTTCTCGCCGCCCGACAGCTGCGACACGGGCGTGTCGGCCTTGGTGGCCGGAAAGCCGAGCTGGGCGCACTTGCCGCGGATGCGGCTCTCCGTGCCGTCCTTCATCCGCGCCGCCACGTAGCCGTAGGGCGTCTGCGCTTCGCCGAGCTCCTCGACCTGGTGCTGGGCGAAGAAGCCCACAGTCATCTTGGAGGACTTCTTCAGCGAGCCGCCGAGCGTCGCCATGCGGCCCGCCACGAGCTTGGCGAAGGTGGACTTGCCGTTGCCGTTCGAGCCGAGCAGGCCGATGCGGTCGTCGTTGGAGATGTTGAGGCTGAGCCGGCTCAGCACCGGCCGGTCGTCGTAGCCCGTCGCGGCGCCGTCCATCGCGACGATGGGCGGGCTCAGCGGCCGCTCGGGCGAGGGCAGGTGGAAGGGCATGACCTGGCTGTCGACGATGGCCGAGATCGGCTTCATGCGCTCCAGCATCTTGATGCGCGACTGCGCCTGGCTGGCCTTGGTGGCGGAGGCGCGGAAGCGGTCGACGAAGCTCTGCAGGTGCTTGCGCTGCTCCTCCTGCTTCTTGATGTGCTTGGCCTGGATGGCCTGCTGCTCGCGGCGCTGCGTCTCGAAGCTGTCGTAGTTGCCCCGCCACAGCGTCAGCTTCGCTTGGTCGAGGTGCAGGATGTGGTCGCAGACGGCGTCGAGCAGGTCGCGGTCGTGGCTGATGATCAGCACCGTCGCCGGATAGGTGGCGAGGTAGTCGATCAGCCAGAGCGTGCCCTCCATGTCGAGGTAGTTGGTGGGCTCGTCGAGCAGCAGCAGGTCGGGCCGGGTGAACAGCACCGCCGCCAGCGCGACGCGCATCCGCCAGCCGCCGGAGAACTCGGACAGCGCGCGGTTCTGCGCGGCCTCGGCGAAGCCGAGGCCCTGCAGGATGGTTGCGGCGCGCGAGGGCGCCGCGTGGGCCTCAATGTCGACAAGGCGGGCGTGCACCTCGGCGATGCGGTTGGGGTCCGTCGCGGTGTCGGCCTCGGCGAGCAGCGCCGCGCGCTCGCGGTCCGCGTCGAGCACGAAGTCGATCAGCGTCGTGGGACCGCCGGGCGCCTCCTGCTCCACCTGCCCGAGCCGCATGCGGTTGGGGATCTGCAGCGTGCCCGATTCGGGGTGGAGGTCGCCCGCGATCATCCGGAACAGCGTCGTCTTGCCGGTGCCGTTGCGGCCGACGAAGCCCGTCCGCGCGCCGGTCGGGATCGCAGCCGACGCGTGGTCGAACAGCATGCGCGGCCCGAGCCGGTAGGTGAGATCGTTGATGTG is drawn from Lichenibacterium dinghuense and contains these coding sequences:
- a CDS encoding tetratricopeptide repeat protein, coding for MSLVHRTAVLLALALPCWAPAASAFDGADGLPQDAKASGALSLFKSSSQALRLGMDGYRSGNYKTSVEAFEYAAANGNPLARWKLGRMYAAGDGVPQDDDKAYRYYSQIVNTYDEDDGDRRDLSAVSDAFVAVGVYSLNGLPKTGVKADPERALEMFQYAALNFGNADAQYNLARLYLDGADGAVAKDSRQAVRWLALAADKGHLQAQALLGHMLFSGFDGMPPQRARGLMWLTMARDAAVLGKDPKDAWIVDLYAKTAASATDSDRQVASLYLDEHHKRN
- a CDS encoding PopZ family protein; protein product: MLDHPVPALNEDAEGELLSPPLGESVMSAFETLAATVVLQNTPMLERVMRDLLRPMLKTWLDDNLPGLVERLVRAEIERVARGSRG
- a CDS encoding ABC-F family ATP-binding cassette domain-containing protein; translated protein: MLHINDLTYRLGPRMLFDHASAAIPTGARTGFVGRNGTGKTTLFRMIAGDLHPESGTLQIPNRMRLGQVEQEAPGGPTTLIDFVLDADRERAALLAEADTATDPNRIAEVHARLVDIEAHAAPSRAATILQGLGFAEAAQNRALSEFSGGWRMRVALAAVLFTRPDLLLLDEPTNYLDMEGTLWLIDYLATYPATVLIISHDRDLLDAVCDHILHLDQAKLTLWRGNYDSFETQRREQQAIQAKHIKKQEEQRKHLQSFVDRFRASATKASQAQSRIKMLERMKPISAIVDSQVMPFHLPSPERPLSPPIVAMDGAATGYDDRPVLSRLSLNISNDDRIGLLGSNGNGKSTFAKLVAGRMATLGGSLKKSSKMTVGFFAQHQVEELGEAQTPYGYVAARMKDGTESRIRGKCAQLGFPATKADTPVSQLSGGEKARLMMGLAAFDGPHLLILDEPTNHLDIDSRAALIEAINDYEGAIVIISHDRYLIDACADRLWLVDGGTVKAFDGDMDDYKALVLSRASGSAAARKPKAEKEAAPDRSPSPAKLAAQTKKQIAALEERIAKLTGLMERIDAALVDPNAYSRDKNKAGQLAGQRKELARALETAEDEWLALTTLFEAAAE